TAAATGCTCCTCCTTTGGCATGCATCAGCTGCAGAAGACGTGGTGTGTACCTATCAAGATTCAGCATAAATGTCTCTTCCAAGGAGATTGTTGTTATACGTCGGAACTCCTCTTTGATCTAGCAAATCAGTAAAGGGATaacacaaaaatacaacaattttCTCAATGATAGTCACCAATTATAAAGGCCTGAAACCAAGTTTAATTAAACAAATGGGATGAACTGTTCttggtggaaaaaaataataaactaacaAACATCCTTACCTGAGCCTTACAGAACAATCCCGGCCACCTCTCTCTTAAGACACTGACAGCGGGGCTGGTGGTCACAACCTCCAGTCTTCTAATTGAAAaggtttttgacattttttcttCAATTACTTTTGCGttgttcttcttcttcattTCATCGACTAACTCAAGCCTCTCCTTTTCCAACGTGTCCTGATTTTCTCCAACAGGATGTGGAGGGAGATAATTCACTTCCGCTTTCTTTGGTCTTTTCACATTTTTAGCTGGTGCTGCATCGGTTGGTAGCTTcctcttcagtgtgtttactTCTAATTCTGgatatgtatatttttgtgaTTTCAGCTTGGCACGGAAATTGTGCATCTTGTACTTGAGGCGTTGCTGCCAGCCATACATTCCTGCAAAAGACCCAGCCTCCTTTAGGCATGGAAACTTTTTAAGAAGGGCTTCAGCCACTGAAGATATCTGCATACTTGAAGGGTAGGCCgtgtaaaaaaatatagctTTGGCAAGGTCATGCATTATTGCAGATTTAACACTTGCATCATGGAAATGCATTCCAGAGGCAAGATATGACTTATTAGCCTCTGCAAGGATAAGTTCAATGTCACGGGAAAATGTCGGCACTTGAAACGGCACTGGCCATGGAGCAGAACGACATGACTCAGGGAGAAGAACGGTGTCTTGTGAACTTGACAGTTCAACGTCATCTGCAAGAGAGGTGTACGCTTCACCATCATCCACAGGGTAGGTCTCCAAGCTACTCTGTGTAATGGACAGTCCTGATTCATCTAATGGATGCAAGTCAAGGATTATCAAGGGCTCGTTTATTACCAATTTCACAGTGGCCTTGTCTTCCAGGTCGGCAGTTGAAGTTAGAGTGAAAAATTGGTTCCCAAAGTCTTTGTCCTCATAGAGTAGTCCAAATTCACCATGTATCTGGAATgtctgaatgatttctgagacAAGATCTTCCACCTTATTAGGAAATCCTGTTGGAAGCGTCAACTTTCGGATATTGTTTTCTTCTATGATGACTCGCAACTGGACTGACATTTTCCTCTGGAGTATGTGTTGTCTTCAACTGTAGGGAGACAGAAAACGAAgagattgcattttttttaaattctattttagtATACTTGGCAGGATTGATAAGGCATGAATAATACACATGATTGATAAGGCATGCATAATTAAACTGAAGTGTAAAACCTACTCTGATATGCAAACAAAGTGTTTCAGAGACATCATTCGACCATGTAGTGTATTATATGCTGCCAAAGGGTATGCATCTTTCATTTCCGAATGCTGCAGGACTTTGATCTCTCCTGTGGGCTCTACTTTGAAGCTCCTCAAGTGCTCATGGTACCACCCACTTAGCAACTTCAGAACAAAGACAGGACTTTCATGCACAATGATTATTTTGAGTATTTCTCCGAAGTCAGGCAATCCTCCTGTTGATCCAAAAGGCAGCAGC
The sequence above is drawn from the Onychostoma macrolepis isolate SWU-2019 chromosome 04, ASM1243209v1, whole genome shotgun sequence genome and encodes:
- the LOC131538593 gene encoding uncharacterized protein LOC131538593; this encodes MSVQLRVIIEENNIRKLTLPTGFPNKVEDLVSEIIQTFQIHGEFGLLYEDKDFGNQFFTLTSTADLEDKATVKLVINEPLIILDLHPLDESGLSITQSSLETYPVDDGEAYTSLADDVELSSSQDTVLLPESCRSAPWPVPFQVPTFSRDIELILAEANKSYLASGMHFHDASVKSAIMHDLAKAIFFYTAYPSSMQISSVAEALLKKFPCLKEAGSFAGMYGWQQRLKYKMHNFRAKLKSQKYTYPELEVNTLKRKLPTDAAPAKNVKRPKKAEVNYLPPHPVGENQDTLEKERLELVDEMKKKNNAKVIEEKMSKTFSIRRLEVVTTSPAVSVLRERWPGLFCKAQIKEEFRRITTISLEETFMLNLDRYTPRLLQLMHAKGGAFRTKMHPLLNTVNESIERKRDACIRCLIEYLGENQEELFQDCQEDELEGHTTEIMKLVVIHNPTVEENPADVCVVIEGTKVLTGCGNRTTACILLMGLIYAFNLEYPKTLKYTFEVFQKLFLELDGAKLVKKVLSLKHKLLE